The nucleotide sequence CGGGACGCAGGGCGACGCGCTGGCCGTGACCGGCGGCGTCGAGTGGACCAGGCCGTCGCTGTGGAAGAGCACCGCGCGCCTCGAGTTCCGCAATGCCGACACCGGCGACAACATGCTCGCCTCGTTTGGGTACGCGAGGAAGCTCACGCGTGACTGGACGTTCCTCGGCCGCACGCTGTGGGACGTGGCCGACGCGCAGAACAACCAGACTCGCGGCTGGTCGCAGGTTGGCTTTGCCTGGCGCGAGACCGACCGCAATCGCTGGAACGCGGTGATGCGCTACGAGCACAAGCTCGAGCACAACGGGGCGCTGGCCTCGACGCCGCAGAACGAGACCATGGCGCACATCCTGGCGGGGCTCGTCAACCTGCAGGCCACCGATCGCCTGACGCTCTCCGGTCGGTATGCGGCCAAGTCGGCGCGTGACGTGGTGGGGGTGACGTCGACGCGGAGCACCTCGCAGCTCTTCATGGGGCGCGGCATTCTCGACCTCACGAAGCGTGTCGACGCGGGGGTGATCGGTTCGCTGCTTGCGACCGATGGTCTCTCGTCGCGCCAGTACGGACTCGGTGGGGAGCTGGGCCTCATCGTGATGAAGAACCTTCGCATCGCCGGCGGCTACAACCTGTTCGGCTTCACCGACAAGGACCTCAACACCTTCGGCACCACCCGCAAGGGGGCGTACCTCGAACTCGGCTTCAAGTTCGACGAGTCGCTGTTCGGGCTCGGCGCGACTCCCGCGCCGTGCGAGACTGCCTGCCGTACCGGGGGGAAGGACGAATGAGCATGACCTACCTGCGCCGTGCGCCTCGGGCGTGGCAGGCGCTTGCCGCGCTGAGCGTGGGCGCGACGCTCGCGGCCTGCGCGCACGCGCCTGCCGCGGGCGCACGCCTGCCGTCAGCTGCACCGTTGACGCCGGTGTCGGCACGCATCACCGATGAGGCGATCGCCCGTGATCTTGCCACCATCGCCGCGCACGAGCGTCAGGTGCTGACGCTCGCGTCGGCCGCGCCGGGGTCGCCGTCGCGGTTCCGCCTGGCGCGGCGCGCGCTCCAGTACCTGGCGCTGGCGCGTGCCGCCTACGAGCGCAACGATCGCTCGACCTTTCCCGACGATGCCCTGGCGTGGGCGCGGGCTGACATCGACGTGTTGTCACGCGACGCGGCAGCCACCGAGCCGTCGTCGGCGGTCCCCGTTCCCGTCGCAGCAATCGCGTCGCACGCCTTCCTGGGCGGCGCAGCGTGTCGCGTGGAGCCGGTGTCCGCGTACACCGCTGCACTCGATGGTTTGGAAAAGGCGCTGGTCGTTCCCGAGCGACCGGCACCGGTTCCGGTGGAAGACCGGCCGCTCCCGCCGCGCCCCGCCGCGCGGTGCGAGGGGCCGGAACGCCTCACCGGGGTTCCCGGGATGGTGCACTTCGCGCTCGACCGCTCGATCCTCTCGCCGGCCACGCGCGAGGTGCTCGATCGCGCGGCCGCCGCGCTGGCGCCCTACCCGGGCGTCCGCGTGCGCCTGTCGGGACACACCGACGTGCGAGCCAGCGAGGCGTACAACCAGGCACTCTCCGAGCGGCGCGTCAACGCGGTGCGTGACTACCTGGCGTCGCGCGGCGTCGCGGTCGAGCGCCTGGAGTCGTCGGCGCGGGGCGAGGCGCAGCCGCTGGTTGGTGGATCGCTCGCACGCGACCACGCCCGCAACCGTCGCGTGGAGCTTCGCTACGTGCTCTGCGACGGGAGCGAGGTCCCGCTGGACGAGGAACTCTCCGACCTGCAGCTCGAGGCACGCCGCAAGCGGGTCATCCCCCGCGAGAAGTAGGCAAGCCATCGCGGAGATTGCCGCCTGACGACGAGGCCCCCGCATCCGTACTGGGTGCGGGGGCCTCGTCGTCTCGTCAGCTGCACTCGGCTATTCCTTGCGCACGAACGACACCTGCGCCATGATCGCCGATCGCTCGCCACAGCCATCCTCCACCGGGGCCAGGCGCACCGTCTTGCCATCGTCGGAGATCGTGAGCTTGTACTTCGCCGTGCCTGGACACATGAGCGACCCCTCCAGGTCATTCCACGTCAGGTGCTCGCCCTCGTAGGCCATGCGCGAGCGCGTCATCATCATCCCGCCTTGCTCGATCACCATGATCGAGTCGCCTTCGAAGCGGGCGGTGAACACCGAGACGTCCATGCCGCCGGAGAAGTTCTGGTCGGCGACGACCTGATAAGTCCCGGGAGCGATGCGGCGAGGCGCGGCCGCCTGCGCGGACGCGATGGATCCAACAGCGCTCACGGCGGCGGCGGCGCCAACAACGAGGATCGTGATGGCGAGACGGCGAAGGCGAGGAATCATGAAGACGGTGCCCGTGAAGGGTTGCAGCTCCGGCGCGCGGGAGGCGCGCGACAACTATACATCGCAAGCGGCCGCTCCGCCCCGCCACTGAGCGACAACTAAAGAACTAGTTGACAGTCCGCCCGGCATGCGCCATTTTCTACGAGACTTCTAGTAGGAGACTGACGTGGACGAGATCGTCTTCACGGGACGCGAACTGGACGTGATGGCCGTGCTGTGGGCCCGAGGGCCGAGCACGGTCGCCGAGGTGCGCGACAGCCTTGACGATGACCTCGCGTACACCACCGTCCTCACCGTGCTGCGCACGCTGGAATCGAAGGGGCACGTGACGCACGATCCCGAAGGGAAGGCGCATCGCTACTCCGCGCAGGTGGCGCGCGATGCGGCGGGGCGCTCCGCGTTGGGGCGCATCGTCGACAAGATCTTCGGTGGGTCGCGCGAACTCCTGCTGGCGCAACTCGTCGGCGAACGGGAGGTCGACGAGGCCGAACTCA is from Gemmatimonadaceae bacterium and encodes:
- a CDS encoding OmpA family protein; translated protein: MSMTYLRRAPRAWQALAALSVGATLAACAHAPAAGARLPSAAPLTPVSARITDEAIARDLATIAAHERQVLTLASAAPGSPSRFRLARRALQYLALARAAYERNDRSTFPDDALAWARADIDVLSRDAAATEPSSAVPVPVAAIASHAFLGGAACRVEPVSAYTAALDGLEKALVVPERPAPVPVEDRPLPPRPAARCEGPERLTGVPGMVHFALDRSILSPATREVLDRAAAALAPYPGVRVRLSGHTDVRASEAYNQALSERRVNAVRDYLASRGVAVERLESSARGEAQPLVGGSLARDHARNRRVELRYVLCDGSEVPLDEELSDLQLEARRKRVIPREK
- a CDS encoding BlaI/MecI/CopY family transcriptional regulator, with the protein product MDEIVFTGRELDVMAVLWARGPSTVAEVRDSLDDDLAYTTVLTVLRTLESKGHVTHDPEGKAHRYSAQVARDAAGRSALGRIVDKIFGGSRELLLAQLVGEREVDEAELKRLRRVLNERLKDSGGGR